In the genome of Perca fluviatilis chromosome 4, GENO_Pfluv_1.0, whole genome shotgun sequence, one region contains:
- the myorg gene encoding myogenesis-regulating glycosidase, with protein MYQVVPGGAGGTITDVIPKQKHSKDTQPLVGAGVIGLVLVIAAVTAWCYYIASLRKAELLKTQLLDLNKDGYIIRNQGGSIVFRMDFRSGTLDLDSCSKEGEMLSCERTTDRKLNFFIETVRPKDPVQCYRVRWEELVPDIPVEHAMTYKFAHWYGGAVSAIQHWPISIYGQQAPKPFVTSDIYSNRNEFGGILESYWLSSNATAIKINNSVPFHLGWNDTEKTMSFQARYNDSPFKPIPGEAPCAELSYRICVGLDVTSIHKYMVRRYFNKPNKVPAKVMFRHPIWSTWALHKTDIDQEKVLTYAANIRKYKFNCSHLEIDDRYTSRYGEFEFDPTKFPNASAMFQKLKSNGFLVSLWIHPFVNYDSENFHTCVERGLFVREPTGRLPALVRWWNGIGGILDFTNPEARDWFSSQLRSLRSRYGVSSFKFDAGETNYLPWKFSTRTPIRDPSFFTRRYTEMAIPYNDRAELRSGYQSQNISCFFRPVDRDSVWGYELGLKSLIPTVLTISILGYQFILPDMIGGNAYLNRTDGNSVLPDRELYIRWLELSAFMPSMQFSIPPWEYDNEVVEIARKYTALHESIVAPRVLELAGEVLNTGDPIIRPLWWIATGDETAYKIDSQFLIGDDLMVAPVLEPGKQERDIYLPAGRWRSYKGERFDIKEPLHLTDYPVDLDEIAYFVWV; from the exons ATGTACCAAGTTGTACCTGGAGGAGCGGGAGGCACAATTACAGATGTTATCCCCAAGCAGAAACACAGCAAGGACACTCAACCCTTAGTTGGAGCTGGAGTAATCGGCCTGGTGCTGGTAATTGCAGCAGTGACCGCATGGTGTTATTACATAGCCTCTCTACGCAAAGCTGAGCTGCTTAAGACTCAGCTCCTGGATCTGAATAAAGATGGCTACATTATCCGTAACCAGGGAGGGTCTATTGTTTTCAGAATGGATTTCAG GTCAGGTACGCTGGATTTGGATTCATGCTCCAAAGAAGGGGAAATGCTGAGCTGTGAACGCACCACTGATAGAAAACTAAACTTCTTCATTGAGACAGTGCGACCCAAGGACCCGGTGCAATGCTACCGTGTGCGTTGGGAGGAGCTGGTTCCTGACATTCCTGTAGAGCATGCCATGACGTACAAGTTTGCACACTGGTATGGGGGTGCAGTGTCAGCAATTCAACACTGGCCGATTTCTATTTATGGCCAACAGGCTCCCAAACCCTTTGTTACTAGTGACATCTACTCAAACCGGAATGAATTTGGTGGAATTTTGGAGAGTTATTGGCTTTCATCCAATGCCACGGCCATTAAGATAAATAATTCCGTGCCTTTCCACCTGGGCTGGAATGACACAGAGAAGACCATGTCCTTCCAGGCGCGATACAATGACAGTCCCTTTAAGCCAATCCCAGGAGAGGCACCATGTGCTGAACTTAGCTACAGAATATGCGTGGGCTTGGATGTGACATCCATACACAAGTACATGGTCCGCAGATACTTcaacaaaccaaacaaagtGCCTGCCAAAGTCATGTTTCGCCATCCTATATGGTCGACCTGGGCGCTACATAAGACTGACATTGACCAAGAGAAAGTATTGACGTATGCTGCCAACATCCGCAAGTATAAGTTTAACTGTAGCCACCTGGAAATAGATGATCGCTACACCAGCCGCTACGGAGAATTTGAGTTTGACCCAACAAAGTTCCCCAATGCCTCGGCCATGTTCCAAAAGCTGAAATCAAATGGATTTCTGGTGTCACTCTGGATTCACCCTTTTGTTAACTATGACTCAGAAAACTTCCATACTTGCGTAGAGAGGGGGCTGTTTGTCCGGGAGCCTACAGGCCGGCTGCCGGCCTTGGTGCGCTGGTGGAATGGTATTGGCGGCATTTTGGACTTCACAAATCCAGAAGCCCGTGATTGGTTCTCCTCCCAGCTACGTTCACTGCGCTCGAGGTATGGGGTGTCTTCTTTTAAATTTGACGCTGGGGAGACCAACTACTTACCATGGAAATTTAGTACCAGAACTCCCATTCGGGACCCGAGTTTTTTCACAAGACGTTACACAGAAATGGCTATTCCCTACAATGATCGAGCTGAGCTACGCAGTGGCTACCAGTCCCAGAACATATCCTGCTTCTTCAGACCAGTTGACAGAGACTCTGTTTGGGGCTATGAGTTGGGTCTCAAATCTCTTATCCCCACAGTGCTCACCATCAGCATTCTCGGCTATCAGTTCATTCTACCTGACATGATCGGAGGGAATGCATATCTAAACCGCACAGATGGAAATAGTGTATTACCCGACCGAGAACTCTATATCCGCTGGCTGGAGCTGTCCGCCTTCATGCCCTCCATGCAGTTTTCTATTCCGCCATGGGAATACGACAACGAGGTGGTTGAAATTGCTCGGAAATACACAGCCCTCCATGAAAGTATTGTGGCACCACGGGTCCTGGAGCTGGCTGGGGAGGTGCTGAACACCGGGGACCCAATCATACGGCCCCTATGGTGGATTGCCACAGGCGATGAGACAGCCTATAAAATCGACTCGCAGTTCTTGATTGGGGATGACCTCATGGTAGCCCCAGTTTTAGAGCCTGGAAAGCAAGAGCGTGACATCTACCTCCCTGCCGGCCGTTGGAGAAGCTACAAGGGAGAGAGATTTGATATCAAGGAGCCACTGCATCTCACAGACTATCCTGTAGACCTGGATGAAATTGCTTACTTTGTTTGGGTGTAG
- the LOC120557901 gene encoding uncharacterized protein LOC120557901 isoform X2, whose product MAPQLYITMYKEQFASPGRPKREQLRPTSAHRRNNPQPRPDFLFPRSLQANYRSCRTLPHSPVDIGRPLFPPVKNVSFQSPVTTSPHNYLNTANTGKPNRMPPVNPSTVQAPPSADGLQKLQLNEPPAGFKLHAALKNPARMDYQRNVHPLSAQQLRQHAGAQIRTRPQTSNPQHHFPGTQYRSGCYSCFHVVKPYQAGHYIIHPEFVSECQC is encoded by the exons ATGGCTCCCCAGCTCTACATCACCATGTACAAAGAGCAGTTTGCCTCTCCCGGCAGACCGAAACGAGAACAACTTCGACCCACCTCTGCCCACCGCAGGAACAACCCCCAGCCCCGGCCG GACTTTCTGTTTCCCCGGAGTCTTCAGGCCAACTACAGGTCATGCCGCACACTACCCCACTCCCCTGTGGACATTGGGCGTCCTCTCTTCCCCCCTGTCAAAAATGTATCATTCCAAAGTCCAGTAACGACTAGTCCACACAACTACCTAAACACAGCGAACACAGGCAAACCAAACCGCATGCCCCCTGTCAACCCATCAACAGTACAAGCTCCACCCTCTGCTGATGGACTGCAGAAACTACAGCTGAATGAGCCTCCTGCTGGATTTAAACTCCACGCAGCTTTGAAGAACCCAGCAAG AATGGATTATCAGAGGAATGTTCATCCACTCTCAGCACAGCAACTCAG GCAACATGCAGGTGCTCAAATTCGGACAAGACCCCAAACCAGCAACCCTCAACACCACTTTCCGGGGACACAATACAGGAG CGGGTGCTACAGCTGCTTCCATGTGGTGAAGCCCTACCAAGCTGGACACTACATCATACACCCAGAGTTTGTGTCTGAGTGCCAGTGTTAG
- the LOC120557901 gene encoding uncharacterized protein LOC120557901 isoform X1, which yields MAPQLYITMYKEQFASPGRPKREQLRPTSAHRRNNPQPRPDFLFPRSLQANYRSCRTLPHSPVDIGRPLFPPVKNVSFQSPVTTSPHNYLNTANTGKPNRMPPVNPSTVQAPPSADGLQKLQLNEPPAGFKLHAALKNPARMDYQRNVHPLSAQQLRQHAGAQIRTRPQTSNPQHHFPGTQYRRSSSSSSNDYGGCYSCFHVVKPYQAGHYIIHPEFVSECQC from the exons ATGGCTCCCCAGCTCTACATCACCATGTACAAAGAGCAGTTTGCCTCTCCCGGCAGACCGAAACGAGAACAACTTCGACCCACCTCTGCCCACCGCAGGAACAACCCCCAGCCCCGGCCG GACTTTCTGTTTCCCCGGAGTCTTCAGGCCAACTACAGGTCATGCCGCACACTACCCCACTCCCCTGTGGACATTGGGCGTCCTCTCTTCCCCCCTGTCAAAAATGTATCATTCCAAAGTCCAGTAACGACTAGTCCACACAACTACCTAAACACAGCGAACACAGGCAAACCAAACCGCATGCCCCCTGTCAACCCATCAACAGTACAAGCTCCACCCTCTGCTGATGGACTGCAGAAACTACAGCTGAATGAGCCTCCTGCTGGATTTAAACTCCACGCAGCTTTGAAGAACCCAGCAAG AATGGATTATCAGAGGAATGTTCATCCACTCTCAGCACAGCAACTCAG GCAACATGCAGGTGCTCAAATTCGGACAAGACCCCAAACCAGCAACCCTCAACACCACTTTCCGGGGACACAATACAGGAGGTCTAGTTCTAGTAGCAGCAATGATTATGG CGGGTGCTACAGCTGCTTCCATGTGGTGAAGCCCTACCAAGCTGGACACTACATCATACACCCAGAGTTTGTGTCTGAGTGCCAGTGTTAG
- the zgc:109965 gene encoding nicalin-1 codes for MLLRDLSVASVVLLLCVQCLHGSALPAVSFYEFTAYRMQQYNLAQHKHGCRGAIVVAEARSAEEPVLTRRCVIMKVLDFTTDKYLEAQRQNAAAILILLPKNISSIPHDTVQSFMVSESKALLKETLMPVYVAPEDEQLLYMYDEVKQAAATRTSSIFVRVLRSMVTATAFQILVSNSVPIKGFTDNAIATLEGVLPGAGEDAPTIVITAHYDSYGLAPWLAYGADSNGSGVTILLELARLFQKLFSSPSTIPPYNLMFSLTGGGKYNFLGTKRWIEENLDHAETSLLHDNVEFVLCLDTLANSDELYMHVSRPPKPDTPMHSFMQQLEEVVSSRFPHVKVGLVHKKINLVDSTVAWEHERYSLRKIPSFTLSHLEDPKSELRGSMLDTMSQVDFRKMKRNGIIVAEALARYMYNLSGKGSPKDLQVFKGQLDFHDGRMSSLMSFLTSVPRATQLLDKEPSHMLLVNSLEHEFKRYLQQVHRHAFRQDRRDPDITFFDHMNPPVVMYRVKPAAFDLFLGGCIAAYLGIVYYTIQNCGYLYTKLKEAMKSKHE; via the exons ATGTTGCTGAGAGACCTGAGTGTAGCCTCCGTGGTGCTGCTGCTCTGTGTCCAGTGTCTGCATGGATCGGCTCTCCCTGCTGTGTCCTTCTATGAGTTCACAGCCTACAGGATGCAACAGTACAACTTGGCACAACACAAGCACG GTTGCCGTGGAGCCATCGTGGTGGCGGAGGCACGCTCAGCGGAGGAGCCAGTGCTGACTCGCCGCTGTGTCATCATGAAGGTGCTGGACTTCACCACAGACAAATACCTTGAGGCCCAGAGGCAAAATGCTGCTGCCATCCTGATCCTGCTGCCCAAAAATATCTCCAGTATCCCCCACGACACTGTACAG TCCTTCATGGTGAGTGAGAGTAAAGCCTTGCTAAAGGAGACGCTCATGCCCGTGTATGTGGCGCCTGAGGATGAACAGCTGCTTTACATGTACGATGAGGTCAAGCAAGCTGCAGCCACCCGGACCTCATCTATATTCGTCAGAG TCCTTCGCAGCATGGTCACAGCTACAGCCTTTCAGATCTTAGTGAGCAACAGTGTCCCTATTAAGGGCTTCACTGACAATGCCATCGCCACACTGGAG GGGGTGCTTCCGGGGGCAGGGGAGGATGCACCCACTATTGTCATCACTGCCCACTATGATTCCTACGGGCTGGCACCA TGGTTGGCATATGGAGCAGACTCTAATGGCAGTGGGGTCACCATCCTGCTCGAGTTGGCACGTCTCTTCCAGAAGCTTTTTAGTAGCCCAAGTACCATACCACC ATATAATTTAATGTTCTCCTTAACCGGGGGAGGAAAGTACAATTTCCTTGGCACAAAGAGATGGATTGAAGAGAATCTGGACCATGCTG aGACCAGCCTGCTCCATGACAATGTGGAGTTTGTGCTGTGTTTGGATACACTGGCCAACAGTGATGAACTGTACATGCACGTGTCCCGCCCTCCTAAACCCGACACTCCCATGCACTCTTTCATGCAACAGCTGGAGGAG GTGGTGTCCTCCAGATTCCCCCATGTGAAGGTGGGACTGGTCCATAAGAAGATCAATCTTGTGGATTCCACAGTAGCGTGGGAGCATGAGCGCTACAGCCTGCGGAAGATACCAAGTTTCACTCTGTCACATCTGGAAGACCCCAAATCTGAGCTCCGTGGCTCCATGCTAGACACCAT GTCACAAGTGGATTTCAGGAAAATGAAGCGTAACGGCATCATCGTAGCAGAAGCACTGGCACGTTATATGTACAATCTCTCTGGCAAG GGTTCACCAAAAGATCTTCAGGTTTTCAAAGGCCAATTG GACTTTCACGACGGTCGTATGTCCAGTCTGATGTCCTTCCTGACGTCAGTTCCTCGAGCCACCCAGCTGCTGGACAAGGAGCCCAGTCACATGCTGCTGGTTAACTCACTGGAGCACGAGTTCAAACGTTACCTGCAGCAAGTTCACAGACATGCCTTCCGACAGGACAGGAG GGACCCTGATATTACCTTTTTTGATCACATGAACCCACCAGTAGTGATGTACAG GGTGAAGCCTGCTGCCTTTGATCTCTTCCTCGGCGGCTGCATTGCTGCTTATTTGGGGATTGTTTACTATACCATTCAG AATTGTGGTTACCTCTACACAAAGCTCAAAGAAGCAATGAAATCCAAGCACGAGTAA